Proteins from a single region of Nodularia sp. LEGE 06071:
- a CDS encoding BamA/OMP85 family outer membrane protein, whose product MRVSSAAILTLATLAASNLTQQAKATLITIASQDQAAENSVIPVIEETPVRIEAISSPETLATPQFSQNNVVLQTGGQKKPTVALKPTNPENSLPSSPPLLISSSATDSNLVVTATDVQIVGTTPELQQIVRQLIKTQTGGETSQSQLQRDVAAILETGLFASANVNSSTTPNGLNVVYQVQPVVVRSLQLSGAKVLTYPVVQERFQSQIGKPISPEGLKQAVKQIDQWYADNGYQLANVLSIKPNREGILTVNVAEGVVGDIKFRFINDDGKTIDSKGEPVTGRTQPDFLRQQLKLKPGQIFQENTVRQDVQQLYRTGLFETVNVALDEGEANQVDLVYEVKELGARAINVGGSYNADLGLLGTLNYQDQNIRGINDNLSVNVGVSRNDLQFNTKLTSPYRVTEPDRLGYTVNAFRRREVSETLDEKITFANGDKVREGQIGTGISFQQPLDNWDTTLGFNYTRTSIRDRQGNVTPIDAQGNRLSASDTGIDDLATVSFTASQDNRDNIFNPTQGSLLSLSTEQSVPVGQGNISMNRLKANYTQYVPVKLFNSNNTQPQVFAVNFQAGTVIGDLPPYESFNLGGSNSVRGYDGGEVGSGRSYVLATAEYRFPIVPVLGGVVFADFATDLGSGDTVLGDPAGVRGKPGQGFGYGAGVRIDSPLGLIRADYGINDQGESKVHLGIGQRF is encoded by the coding sequence ATGCGAGTTTCTTCTGCGGCAATTCTTACTTTAGCTACTTTGGCAGCTAGCAATCTTACCCAACAAGCAAAGGCGACATTGATCACAATTGCTTCTCAGGATCAAGCTGCTGAAAATTCAGTAATTCCAGTTATTGAAGAAACACCTGTACGAATTGAAGCTATTTCATCCCCAGAAACTTTAGCTACTCCACAATTTTCTCAAAATAATGTAGTTCTGCAAACAGGTGGACAAAAAAAACCCACAGTCGCCCTAAAGCCAACAAATCCAGAAAATTCCCTTCCCTCATCTCCCCCTCTCCTGATTTCTTCGTCTGCCACTGACAGTAATTTAGTCGTCACGGCTACAGATGTACAAATAGTGGGAACTACCCCAGAATTGCAGCAGATTGTCCGCCAATTGATTAAAACCCAAACAGGTGGGGAAACTAGTCAAAGTCAACTACAAAGGGATGTGGCGGCGATTTTGGAGACTGGTTTATTTGCTAGTGCGAACGTCAATAGCAGCACCACGCCAAATGGATTGAATGTAGTTTACCAGGTGCAACCAGTGGTAGTGCGATCGCTGCAATTGTCAGGAGCGAAAGTACTCACTTATCCGGTAGTCCAAGAACGTTTCCAATCGCAAATCGGTAAACCTATCAGTCCCGAAGGACTCAAACAAGCTGTAAAACAAATTGATCAATGGTACGCCGACAATGGTTATCAGTTAGCAAACGTGCTATCGATTAAACCCAACCGCGAAGGAATCCTCACAGTGAATGTAGCTGAAGGCGTGGTGGGTGACATTAAGTTTCGCTTTATTAATGACGATGGTAAAACCATTGACAGCAAGGGTGAACCAGTCACAGGACGCACCCAACCCGATTTCTTGCGACAGCAATTAAAACTCAAACCTGGGCAAATTTTTCAAGAAAATACTGTCCGCCAAGATGTGCAGCAGTTATATCGTACTGGCTTATTTGAAACTGTGAATGTTGCCCTCGACGAAGGTGAAGCGAATCAAGTTGATTTAGTTTACGAAGTTAAAGAATTGGGAGCGCGTGCGATTAACGTAGGTGGTAGCTATAACGCTGACTTGGGATTATTGGGGACATTAAATTATCAAGACCAGAATATTCGGGGGATTAATGATAATTTGTCTGTAAATGTGGGTGTCAGTCGGAATGATTTGCAGTTTAATACTAAATTAACCAGTCCTTATCGTGTAACTGAACCAGACCGCTTAGGCTATACAGTGAATGCTTTCCGTCGCCGGGAAGTTTCCGAAACCTTGGATGAAAAGATTACATTTGCTAATGGCGACAAAGTGCGGGAAGGTCAGATTGGTACTGGAATCAGCTTCCAGCAACCCCTGGATAATTGGGATACCACTTTGGGATTTAACTACACTCGCACCAGTATTCGCGATCGCCAAGGTAATGTTACCCCAATAGACGCACAGGGCAATCGCCTTTCGGCAAGTGATACCGGCATAGATGATCTGGCTACGGTATCCTTTACCGCCTCCCAAGATAACCGAGATAATATTTTTAATCCTACCCAAGGTTCCTTACTCAGTTTGAGTACAGAACAATCTGTACCAGTTGGTCAAGGTAATATTTCCATGAATCGCCTCAAAGCCAACTACACTCAGTACGTGCCAGTCAAGTTATTTAACAGTAATAATACACAGCCACAAGTATTCGCTGTCAACTTTCAAGCTGGTACAGTCATTGGTGATTTACCACCTTATGAAAGTTTTAATTTGGGTGGTTCTAACTCAGTCCGGGGTTACGATGGCGGAGAAGTTGGTAGTGGTCGCAGTTATGTATTAGCTACCGCCGAATATCGCTTCCCCATTGTGCCAGTATTGGGGGGTGTAGTATTTGCCGATTTTGCCACAGACTTAGGTTCTGGTGATACCGTATTGGGAGATCCCGCCGGCGTGCGGGGCAAACCCGGTCAAGGTTTTGGTTATGGCGCTGGAGTCCGGATTGACTCACCTCTGGGCTTAATCCGGGCTGATTATGGCATTAATGACCAGGGAGAAAGCAAAGTGCATTTAGGTATTGGTCAGCGATTTTAA
- a CDS encoding serine/threonine protein kinase, with the protein MLAGTTLQDGKYTLIQEIGRGGFGITFKATHNYLGQEVVMKTINEKLRQHPDFAKFERQFQDEARRLATCIHPYIVRVSDFFVEEGLPYMVMEYIRGDTLGNAFVLPAIPLAEATAIHYIRQIGSALQVVHNNGLLHRDVKPDNIILREGTQEVVLIDFGIAREFNNGVRQTHTGMVSEGYSPLEQYLTQAQRTPATDVYGLAATLYALLTAQVPLPALLRDREKMPTPRELQPHLSAAVNEAVMRGMAVESQFRPATVAEWLQLLPGSRINTPAAVPTQAVPTIVLPVQRPGKKIPQPTPISRQKNSTMPQKPGISKIVIGIIVAFVAGTAGFGITSLFSNSPPQSTSSPLFEKPTIEPEPKKPLADSPSSSEEDENNPRRNPRTSSPRNSAPVRTPRERQRNIPVAQDDQTPNTSSSSSTENKPQPSSTEATRVEPTPSLVERLREVRSTREASPTPSVENTLPTTNKDATSPPPVKPSNPTIIPTVPLPTEVKRSDPPTVVVPTVENKPNPLVLPSD; encoded by the coding sequence ATGTTAGCAGGCACAACTTTGCAGGATGGCAAATATACCCTGATCCAAGAAATAGGGCGTGGTGGCTTTGGCATTACGTTTAAGGCTACTCATAACTACTTGGGTCAGGAGGTAGTTATGAAAACTATCAATGAAAAACTGCGCCAACATCCTGATTTTGCCAAGTTCGAGCGGCAATTCCAAGATGAAGCCAGAAGATTGGCTACTTGTATCCATCCTTATATTGTCCGGGTCAGTGACTTTTTTGTCGAAGAAGGTCTGCCGTACATGGTGATGGAATACATTCGTGGCGATACCTTGGGAAACGCTTTTGTATTGCCAGCCATCCCCTTAGCAGAAGCCACAGCCATTCATTACATCCGTCAAATTGGGTCAGCATTACAGGTAGTACATAATAATGGTTTGCTGCACCGGGATGTGAAACCAGATAATATTATCCTCCGTGAAGGAACTCAGGAAGTAGTGCTGATTGATTTTGGCATTGCCCGCGAATTTAATAATGGTGTTAGGCAAACTCATACTGGCATGGTTTCTGAGGGCTATTCTCCCCTGGAACAGTATTTGACCCAAGCACAGCGCACACCCGCTACAGATGTTTATGGTTTGGCAGCAACTTTGTATGCTTTGTTGACAGCACAAGTTCCCTTACCCGCATTATTGCGCGATCGCGAAAAAATGCCCACGCCCCGCGAACTGCAACCCCACCTGAGTGCAGCAGTGAATGAAGCAGTCATGCGTGGTATGGCTGTAGAATCTCAATTTCGTCCAGCAACAGTGGCCGAATGGTTGCAATTATTGCCAGGAAGTAGAATCAATACACCCGCCGCCGTTCCCACTCAGGCAGTGCCAACGATAGTTTTACCTGTCCAGCGGCCGGGAAAAAAAATTCCGCAACCAACTCCGATTAGTCGGCAAAAAAACTCCACAATGCCTCAGAAGCCGGGAATTTCTAAAATAGTTATCGGTATAATTGTCGCCTTTGTTGCTGGCACAGCAGGTTTTGGCATCACTAGCCTATTTTCTAATTCTCCGCCACAGTCAACTTCATCGCCTTTGTTTGAAAAGCCCACAATCGAGCCGGAACCAAAAAAACCATTAGCTGATTCGCCATCTTCATCTGAGGAAGATGAGAATAATCCCAGACGAAATCCTCGCACTTCTTCGCCGCGTAACTCTGCACCAGTCAGAACCCCCAGAGAACGCCAGCGGAATATTCCTGTGGCTCAAGATGATCAAACTCCAAATACCAGTAGCAGCAGTTCCACGGAAAACAAGCCACAACCTAGTTCTACTGAGGCAACTAGGGTTGAGCCGACACCCTCATTAGTAGAGAGGCTGCGAGAAGTCCGTTCAACTCGTGAGGCTTCACCCACGCCATCGGTTGAAAACACTTTACCCACTACTAACAAAGATGCCACTTCACCCCCACCTGTGAAGCCATCAAATCCGACAATCATCCCAACAGTGCCACTACCTACGGAAGTCAAACGCTCAGACCCTCCGACGGTAGTCGTCCCCACCGTGGAAAACAAGCCAAATCCATTAGTCCTGCCGAGCGATTAG
- a CDS encoding TIM-barrel domain-containing protein: protein MNFWKQALLNLRLIKLRRFLGSFFYPLQRDALERQFQSLPTVEVFTEIGNILSSLPTQRGGKFYFQNVELEICFLSADLVRIDWQPGVLPIPYAIAGGGALPIAQPDWPEIAVKFQELGDRWLISSASLQVILSANGSLELQNALGQTIREELPPQPKSSGWLHQAKLRSLEHIYGLGERAAPLNLRTTSATSSYQMWNYDAGGKYGPGTDPLYLCIPAYLGLHDSGSYFIFYENTYYATFSFNGYAAADFTGGALRYYFSVGTPAQLLDRYTELTGRPALPPLWGLGYHQSRWGYETEAAVREAAEGFITHDLPLSAIHLDIDCQDGFRAFTINPDRFPKLADFNHDLVARGVHLIAIINPGVKADRNSELFEEGRAQDVFCKLPNGKLVITPVWPGLCAFPDFTNPQARHWWSRQYEYLLDLGFTGFWHDMNEPGVFVLWGDPSLPQHSTQHFLEGRGGDHREAHNVYGLLQAEAAYEALSEYQPEHRPFIVSRAGWAGLQRYAWTWTGDIETSWTGLRQTIPTVLNLGLSGIPYSGADIGGFKGNPSAELYLRWFQMSTFLPFFRTHSANNVQPRTPWGFGEPTLSIVREFLQLRYSLLPYLYTLAWEANQRGYPLMRPLFWADSADQDLWDVEDAFLLGDAMLVAAIVESGATSRAITLPKGYWYNFWNDTLLEGGKTVNMAAPIEQIPVLVKAGSILPMSAGEKLILHIYAPMTITSEGRVYSDAGDGYGQWRLDEFYLKRDRDILEITWQQQGNYAFPYNIVKLHFHGVEIEQAWVDTRKVNFQNNCLEVEQFQQVRLQGKMAEL, encoded by the coding sequence ATGAATTTCTGGAAACAGGCATTATTAAACCTCCGCTTGATCAAACTGCGACGGTTTTTAGGCTCATTCTTTTATCCCCTGCAACGGGATGCTTTAGAGCGTCAGTTCCAAAGTTTGCCCACTGTAGAGGTATTTACAGAAATCGGAAACATCCTTAGCTCTCTACCTACCCAAAGAGGTGGAAAATTCTACTTCCAGAATGTGGAATTGGAAATATGCTTTTTGAGTGCTGATTTAGTGCGGATTGATTGGCAACCTGGAGTGCTGCCGATTCCCTATGCGATAGCCGGAGGCGGGGCTTTGCCCATCGCTCAACCAGACTGGCCAGAGATAGCGGTAAAATTTCAGGAACTAGGCGATCGCTGGCTGATTTCCAGTGCAAGTCTCCAGGTGATTCTATCCGCCAATGGTAGTTTGGAATTACAAAATGCCCTTGGGCAAACAATCCGGGAAGAATTACCTCCCCAACCAAAAAGTTCTGGTTGGCTGCATCAGGCAAAATTGCGATCGCTTGAACATATTTACGGATTAGGAGAACGAGCTGCTCCTCTTAACCTCCGCACAACATCAGCCACCAGCAGTTACCAAATGTGGAACTATGATGCTGGCGGTAAGTATGGCCCAGGAACTGACCCACTTTACCTTTGTATTCCGGCTTATTTGGGTTTACATGACTCTGGCAGTTACTTCATTTTCTATGAAAATACTTATTACGCCACATTTAGCTTTAATGGTTATGCCGCAGCTGATTTTACAGGCGGAGCGCTGCGTTATTACTTCAGTGTTGGCACACCCGCCCAATTACTAGACCGTTACACAGAATTAACAGGTCGTCCAGCCTTACCACCGCTTTGGGGACTGGGGTATCATCAGTCACGCTGGGGGTATGAAACAGAAGCAGCAGTCCGAGAAGCTGCGGAAGGATTTATCACCCATGACCTACCCTTAAGTGCTATTCATCTAGATATTGATTGCCAAGATGGATTTCGGGCTTTTACGATTAACCCGGATCGCTTTCCCAAATTAGCTGATTTTAACCATGACTTGGTAGCCAGGGGAGTACATTTAATTGCGATCATCAATCCAGGAGTAAAAGCTGACCGCAACAGTGAATTGTTTGAGGAAGGTCGCGCCCAAGATGTATTTTGTAAACTTCCCAATGGCAAACTAGTGATTACTCCTGTCTGGCCTGGACTGTGCGCTTTTCCAGATTTCACGAACCCCCAAGCCCGCCACTGGTGGAGTCGCCAGTATGAATATCTGCTCGATTTAGGTTTTACTGGTTTCTGGCATGATATGAATGAGCCAGGCGTATTTGTCCTCTGGGGAGATCCCAGTTTACCGCAACACTCAACCCAGCATTTTCTCGAAGGCAGAGGTGGCGACCACAGAGAAGCTCATAATGTTTATGGATTACTCCAAGCTGAGGCTGCTTATGAAGCACTCAGTGAATATCAACCAGAACACCGCCCTTTCATTGTTTCACGGGCAGGTTGGGCAGGTTTACAACGCTACGCCTGGACTTGGACTGGAGATATTGAAACCAGTTGGACAGGGTTACGTCAAACCATTCCTACGGTACTGAATTTGGGTCTATCAGGGATTCCCTACAGTGGTGCAGATATTGGTGGATTTAAAGGTAATCCCAGCGCTGAACTGTATTTACGCTGGTTCCAAATGTCAACTTTTTTACCATTTTTTCGCACCCATTCTGCTAATAATGTCCAACCGCGTACACCCTGGGGTTTTGGTGAACCAACTCTGAGTATTGTCCGGGAATTCTTACAGCTGCGCTACAGTCTCCTGCCTTACTTATATACTCTAGCCTGGGAAGCTAACCAGAGAGGATATCCTCTCATGCGTCCATTGTTTTGGGCTGATAGTGCAGATCAGGATCTTTGGGATGTGGAAGATGCTTTTTTGTTGGGTGATGCCATGTTAGTGGCTGCCATTGTGGAGTCAGGCGCAACCTCTCGTGCAATCACGTTACCCAAAGGGTATTGGTATAATTTCTGGAATGATACCTTATTAGAGGGTGGCAAAACAGTGAATATGGCAGCACCCATTGAGCAGATACCTGTACTTGTCAAGGCGGGGAGTATTCTGCCAATGTCAGCAGGAGAAAAACTGATACTTCACATTTACGCACCTATGACTATAACTAGTGAAGGTCGGGTTTATAGTGATGCGGGAGATGGATATGGCCAATGGCGCTTAGATGAATTTTACCTCAAGCGCGATCGCGATATTCTCGAAATTACATGGCAACAGCAGGGAAATTATGCTTTTCCCTACAACATAGTTAAACTCCACTTTCACGGTGTGGAAATTGAACAAGCCTGGGTAGACACTCGAAAAGTTAATTTTCAGAACAATTGTTTAGAAGTTGAACAGTTTCAGCAAGTTCGCTTGCAGGGGAAAATGGCAGAATTATGA
- a CDS encoding NAD(P)H-quinone oxidoreductase subunit M, protein MDNPMLLKSTTRHIRIFAAEIDRDGELVPSNQVLTLDIDPDNEFNWNEDALQKVYRLFDQLVEASSGADLTDYNLRRIGSDLEHYLRSLLQKGEISYNLSARVTNYSMGLPQVVANEN, encoded by the coding sequence ATGGACAACCCAATGCTGCTCAAGTCCACAACCCGGCATATCCGAATTTTCGCGGCAGAAATTGACCGGGATGGCGAACTGGTTCCTAGTAATCAGGTCTTAACGTTGGATATTGATCCAGACAACGAATTCAATTGGAACGAAGATGCACTGCAAAAGGTTTATCGCCTGTTTGATCAACTAGTAGAAGCATCTAGTGGCGCTGATCTCACAGATTATAACTTACGCCGCATTGGATCAGACTTGGAGCATTATCTGCGATCGCTCCTGCAAAAAGGTGAAATCAGCTACAATCTCTCGGCTCGTGTGACTAACTACAGCATGGGACTCCCCCAAGTCGTCGCGAACGAAAATTAG
- a CDS encoding Npun_R1517 family heterocyst differentiation transcriptional regulator — MNSKALPRQINNIEVGVYECEIHLKFRLIEEKSLLGDREQLLQVLLDALTEGSDEFLETLQASVKAQEVSEFKASPQMRRQLMRLRNAVDNNQ, encoded by the coding sequence ATGAACTCGAAAGCATTACCACGCCAAATAAATAATATCGAAGTAGGTGTTTATGAGTGCGAAATACATCTCAAATTCCGGTTAATTGAGGAAAAAAGTCTATTAGGCGATCGCGAACAACTGTTACAGGTGTTGCTAGACGCATTGACAGAAGGCTCTGATGAGTTTCTGGAGACGCTGCAAGCATCGGTGAAGGCGCAGGAAGTCTCTGAGTTCAAAGCCTCACCCCAAATGCGCCGCCAGTTGATGCGCTTACGTAATGCGGTTGACAATAATCAATAG
- a CDS encoding response regulator transcription factor, with protein sequence MSAQLLLVDDEPGLREAVKDYLQESGFSVQVASNAREGWDWMQQNTPDLVISDVMMPQMDGYQFLKQLREDPRFQTLPVVFLTAKGMTGDRIQGYQAGVDAYLPKPFDPDELVAIVENLLSRKLTKATSTGEEGETIDIAELANQIAQIKALLTQRSAISQSPAPFKIDLTPREQSVLNLVAEGLMNKEIARRLETSVRNVEKYVSRLFSKTGTNSRTELVRFALEHGLAK encoded by the coding sequence ATGTCAGCACAATTGTTACTGGTAGATGATGAACCGGGATTGCGGGAAGCCGTGAAAGACTACTTACAAGAAAGCGGTTTCAGCGTTCAAGTTGCCAGTAACGCCCGTGAAGGTTGGGATTGGATGCAGCAGAATACACCTGATTTAGTGATTTCTGATGTGATGATGCCCCAAATGGATGGCTATCAGTTCCTCAAACAACTGCGAGAAGACCCCCGTTTTCAAACACTCCCAGTTGTATTTTTAACTGCTAAAGGGATGACAGGCGATCGCATTCAAGGCTACCAAGCCGGTGTCGATGCGTACCTACCTAAGCCTTTCGATCCAGACGAGTTAGTGGCAATAGTTGAAAATTTACTGTCTCGCAAACTCACTAAAGCTACAAGCACTGGTGAAGAGGGCGAAACCATTGACATAGCTGAACTAGCTAATCAAATTGCTCAAATTAAAGCTTTGTTAACTCAAAGAAGTGCAATCTCTCAATCCCCAGCCCCGTTTAAAATTGACTTAACTCCCAGAGAGCAAAGTGTTTTAAATCTCGTAGCTGAAGGGTTAATGAACAAAGAAATCGCCAGACGTTTAGAAACCAGTGTCCGTAACGTCGAAAAATACGTCAGCCGTTTGTTTAGTAAAACTGGCACGAATAGTCGCACTGAGTTAGTTCGTTTTGCATTGGAACACGGTCTTGCTAAGTAG
- a CDS encoding glycosyltransferase yields the protein MNQPVDPTTANSFLPMVSVVVPIYNGEADVTELVNCLRSQTYPENRVEYLLVDNNSSDRTFTLLKAAAENSPVIHVLSENQIQSSYAARNTGIRAAVGEIIAFTDADCHPQPQWLHSLIQPFSEPNVVIVAGEIAALPGDTILEQHAEHQETLSQKHTLANSFCPYGQTANLAIRRMALEKVGLFRPYLTTGGDADICWRILRSDIGRLEFAPDAIIQHRHRATFPELESQWRRYGRSNRYLHELHGVNLMPEMTAKDYSYRLARWLLKELPRDILQAIAGKATLVDLLNTPLGLFTARARFAGQRDAKLPDNAKNIDWL from the coding sequence ATGAATCAGCCAGTTGATCCAACCACTGCCAACAGCTTTTTGCCAATGGTATCAGTGGTTGTTCCTATTTATAACGGTGAGGCAGATGTAACAGAGTTAGTCAATTGTCTGCGATCGCAAACTTACCCTGAAAACCGGGTAGAGTATTTACTGGTGGATAATAACAGCAGCGATCGCACTTTTACTCTATTGAAAGCTGCTGCGGAAAATTCCCCTGTTATTCATGTTTTGAGCGAAAACCAAATTCAAAGCTCTTACGCTGCCCGAAATACTGGAATTCGCGCTGCTGTGGGCGAAATTATCGCTTTTACGGATGCTGATTGTCATCCGCAACCACAATGGCTACACTCGTTAATCCAGCCTTTTAGTGAGCCAAATGTGGTGATTGTAGCTGGTGAAATTGCCGCGCTACCTGGCGACACCATCCTCGAACAACACGCAGAACATCAAGAAACTTTATCCCAGAAGCATACTCTGGCTAATTCCTTTTGTCCTTACGGTCAAACCGCTAATTTAGCAATTCGCCGCATGGCTTTAGAAAAAGTCGGTCTATTTCGACCATATCTGACCACTGGTGGCGATGCCGATATTTGTTGGCGGATTCTGCGGTCAGATATCGGGCGTTTAGAATTTGCCCCAGATGCCATTATCCAGCACCGCCACCGCGCCACATTCCCGGAATTAGAAAGTCAATGGCGACGCTACGGCCGCTCTAATCGCTATCTACATGAACTGCACGGTGTAAATTTAATGCCAGAGATGACAGCCAAAGATTACAGTTATCGTTTGGCGCGTTGGTTATTGAAGGAACTACCAAGGGATATTTTGCAGGCGATCGCAGGTAAAGCCACTCTTGTAGACTTATTAAATACTCCCCTGGGTTTGTTCACTGCTAGAGCGCGTTTTGCCGGACAAAGAGATGCTAAATTGCCAGATAATGCCAAAAATATTGACTGGCTTTAA